Proteins from a genomic interval of Vicinamibacterales bacterium:
- a CDS encoding carboxypeptidase regulatory-like domain-containing protein, giving the protein MLVVASFVLAFTSGASAATSVKASVPEQVVQGTGTGSVLRVSVLDQTEAALIIAQVTIVDAKGVSHTAQVDERGVAVFEGLEPGAYQVTATAESFRAIATPFTVRRGENRTTLRLAVASIEQTVVVQDQSAADRRDNGFTQTLSQEEIDSLPDDPDEMADELARMAGPGAQIFVDGFRGGRLPPKDQIQQIRFHTNSFSAEYHEAGMVRVEVITKPGMGGWRGGTNFGFRDESLNAKNVFADEKGAEQMRRYMVNFSGPLAKGRTGLSLSFDGNSSYDSRTIVAQSPTGAALNSLAVAPTDAMNFSARMEHLLGGSSQLRAEYSRRQNQRSNLGVGDFDLPERAYATDMNTDTFRLRTTNVIGKKVFSEFRAEFNSSTNATRPGSALPAIRVNEAFTAGGAGQSGERTARELEIAQNFDFTIGRKHSMRAGVLFEAGWWDSNQQSNANGTYTFTSLDAYQAGTPATYSIRTGNPLVNYSQVKAGWFLQDDFRPSRTLQVSLGLRQEIQTQVDSRFNLAPRAAFTWNATKKTTVRGGYGIFYDWYESNLLEQTIRVDGTHQIDAVIQNPGFPVGEGGGTRLPASLIRSASLGQPIIHQASFGLERPLTAWADFRADYMWTRGYNTLRSINVNAPINGVRPDATVGNISEIQSTGKRASDRATVALNMRYMPRRILGMVMYQFGSQRNYADGPLSLPSDSNNPSLDWGPAAQDVRHRIFFNFNSPIRNGVRLSLGMQGSSALPYNVTTGFDANGDTVFNDRAAGVERNSGRGAAQWTANIRLNKSIGLGGARAGGPGMPGGMPMPPPPSGGVAAQRGPGGMPGGPGGGGDGPQIMVMEGGNQKYRLDLFVNIQNAFNNVNYNAFVGNQLSSFFGTATSAGPARRVEIGASFGF; this is encoded by the coding sequence ATGTTGGTTGTCGCCTCGTTCGTCCTCGCCTTCACGTCCGGGGCGTCGGCGGCCACCTCCGTCAAGGCTTCGGTGCCCGAGCAGGTGGTGCAGGGCACGGGGACGGGGTCCGTCCTCCGTGTCAGCGTGCTCGACCAGACCGAGGCAGCGCTGATCATCGCGCAGGTCACGATCGTGGACGCCAAGGGCGTGTCGCACACCGCCCAGGTGGACGAACGCGGCGTGGCCGTGTTCGAGGGCCTCGAGCCCGGCGCTTACCAGGTGACAGCGACGGCCGAAAGCTTCCGCGCCATCGCCACGCCCTTCACCGTGCGCCGGGGCGAGAACCGGACCACGCTGAGGCTGGCGGTGGCGTCGATCGAGCAGACGGTGGTGGTGCAGGACCAGAGCGCGGCGGATCGCCGCGACAACGGCTTCACGCAAACCCTGTCGCAGGAAGAGATCGACTCGCTGCCGGACGACCCGGACGAGATGGCCGACGAGCTCGCGCGCATGGCCGGACCTGGCGCGCAGATCTTCGTGGACGGCTTCCGCGGCGGCCGGCTGCCGCCGAAGGACCAGATTCAGCAGATCCGCTTCCACACCAACTCGTTCTCGGCGGAATACCACGAGGCCGGCATGGTGCGCGTGGAAGTGATCACCAAGCCCGGCATGGGCGGGTGGCGCGGCGGCACGAACTTCGGGTTCCGCGACGAATCGCTGAACGCGAAGAACGTCTTCGCCGATGAAAAAGGCGCCGAACAGATGCGCCGCTACATGGTGAATTTCTCGGGACCCCTCGCCAAGGGCCGCACCGGCCTGTCGCTGTCGTTCGACGGCAACAGCTCCTACGATTCGCGGACCATCGTGGCGCAGTCGCCGACCGGCGCCGCGCTCAACTCGCTCGCGGTGGCGCCCACCGATGCCATGAACTTCAGCGCCCGCATGGAGCACCTGCTTGGCGGCAGCAGCCAGCTCCGCGCGGAATACTCGCGCCGGCAGAACCAACGCAGCAACCTCGGCGTCGGCGATTTCGACCTGCCGGAACGCGCCTATGCCACCGACATGAACACCGACACCTTCCGCCTGCGCACGACCAACGTAATCGGCAAGAAGGTGTTCAGCGAGTTCCGAGCCGAATTCAACAGCTCGACCAACGCCACGCGGCCGGGCTCGGCGCTGCCGGCGATTCGCGTCAACGAGGCCTTCACCGCGGGCGGCGCCGGGCAGTCGGGCGAGCGCACCGCCAGGGAACTCGAGATTGCGCAGAACTTCGACTTCACCATCGGCCGCAAGCACTCGATGCGCGCCGGCGTGCTGTTTGAAGCCGGCTGGTGGGACAGCAACCAGCAGTCCAACGCCAACGGCACCTATACGTTCACGAGCCTCGACGCCTACCAGGCGGGCACCCCGGCCACCTACAGCATCCGCACCGGCAACCCGCTGGTGAACTACTCGCAGGTCAAGGCGGGCTGGTTCCTGCAAGACGACTTCCGGCCGTCGCGCACGCTGCAGGTCAGCCTCGGCTTGCGCCAGGAAATCCAGACCCAGGTCGATTCGCGATTCAACCTCGCGCCGCGCGCGGCCTTCACCTGGAACGCCACCAAGAAGACCACGGTGCGCGGCGGCTACGGCATTTTCTACGACTGGTATGAGTCGAACCTGCTCGAGCAGACCATCCGTGTGGACGGCACCCACCAGATTGACGCGGTGATCCAGAACCCCGGCTTCCCGGTGGGCGAAGGCGGCGGCACTCGGCTGCCGGCCAGCCTGATTCGCTCGGCCTCGCTGGGCCAGCCCATCATCCACCAGGCCTCGTTCGGCCTCGAGCGTCCGCTCACGGCGTGGGCCGACTTCCGCGCTGACTACATGTGGACCCGCGGCTACAACACGCTGCGCTCCATCAACGTCAACGCGCCGATCAACGGCGTGCGGCCCGACGCGACCGTCGGCAACATCTCGGAGATCCAGTCCACCGGCAAGCGCGCCTCCGACCGCGCGACCGTGGCCCTGAACATGCGCTACATGCCGCGCCGCATCCTCGGCATGGTGATGTATCAGTTCGGCAGCCAGCGCAACTACGCCGACGGCCCGTTGTCGCTGCCATCCGACAGCAACAACCCCAGCCTGGATTGGGGCCCGGCGGCGCAGGACGTGCGTCACCGCATCTTCTTCAACTTCAACTCGCCGATCCGCAACGGCGTGCGCCTCAGCCTGGGCATGCAGGGATCGTCGGCGTTGCCCTACAACGTCACGACCGGTTTCGACGCCAACGGCGACACCGTGTTCAACGACCGCGCCGCGGGCGTGGAACGCAACAGCGGCCGCGGCGCCGCGCAGTGGACGGCGAACATCCGCCTCAACAAGTCGATTGGCCTCGGCGGCGCGCGCGCCGGCGGTCCGGGTATGCCCGGTGGCATGCCCATGCCCCCTCCGCCCTCCGGCGGCGTGGCGGCGCAGCGCGGCCCCGGCGGGATGCCCGGCGGCCCCGGCGGCGGTGGCGACGGCCCGCAGATCATGGTGATGGAGGGCGGTAACCAGAAGTACCGCCTGGACCTGTTCGTGAACATCCAGAACGCGTTCAACAACGTGAACTACAACGCGTTTGTCGGCAACCAGTTGTCGTCGTTCTTCGGCACCGCCACTTCGGCCGGCCCCGCGCGCCGCGTCGAGATCGGCGCTTCGTTCGGCTTCTAG
- the thiO gene encoding glycine oxidase ThiO, which translates to MNSPSVIVVGAGIVGCTVAQALSKSGARVQVIETRRPGQGATRASAGILAPYIEGHESAALRSLGRRSLDLYDGFIERLRADSGHDVIYQRNGTFELAFDEADVDRLSALSAALWKEGVEARWVPPLAFADHEPLVSSTALGALLIATHGFVGVTSLTLAAAAAAEKSGARFKTETGAIRIYPMPAGRVGVEAGGSAWDADRVVLAAGSWSSQISVEGADTVPVKPIRGQLIQLQAEPGAMRRVIWGPKGYLVPWPDGSVLVGSTVEDVGFDESHTDEGVRGLRAVAASLVPSLADAPMTSVRTGLRPRGPDDLPILGLSQVVPGLIYATAHYRNGVMFTPLTVQLVHDLVFDKGGDPALRDLDPARHGRL; encoded by the coding sequence GTGAACTCCCCCTCCGTCATCGTTGTCGGCGCCGGTATTGTCGGCTGCACCGTCGCGCAGGCTCTTTCCAAGTCCGGTGCACGCGTTCAGGTGATCGAGACGCGCCGGCCCGGCCAGGGCGCCACCCGCGCCTCCGCCGGCATCCTTGCCCCTTACATCGAAGGCCACGAGTCGGCGGCGCTGCGCAGCCTCGGCCGCCGCAGCCTCGACCTCTACGACGGCTTCATCGAGCGCCTGCGCGCCGACAGCGGTCACGACGTCATCTATCAACGCAACGGCACCTTCGAGCTGGCGTTCGACGAAGCGGATGTCGATCGGCTCAGCGCCCTTTCTGCAGCGTTGTGGAAGGAAGGCGTCGAAGCGCGCTGGGTGCCGCCGCTGGCCTTCGCGGATCACGAGCCGCTGGTGTCGTCCACCGCGCTCGGCGCGCTGCTGATTGCCACCCACGGGTTCGTGGGCGTCACCTCGCTCACGCTGGCGGCCGCCGCGGCCGCGGAGAAGTCCGGCGCCCGGTTCAAGACCGAGACCGGCGCCATCCGCATTTACCCGATGCCCGCCGGCCGCGTCGGCGTTGAAGCCGGCGGATCCGCCTGGGACGCCGACCGCGTCGTGCTCGCCGCCGGCAGCTGGTCGTCGCAAATCAGCGTCGAGGGCGCGGACACCGTGCCGGTGAAGCCGATTCGCGGCCAGCTCATTCAGCTCCAGGCCGAGCCGGGTGCCATGCGCCGCGTCATCTGGGGGCCGAAGGGCTACCTCGTGCCGTGGCCCGACGGCTCCGTGCTCGTCGGATCCACCGTCGAAGACGTGGGCTTCGATGAAAGCCACACCGACGAAGGGGTGCGCGGCCTGCGCGCCGTCGCCGCCTCGCTGGTGCCGAGCCTTGCCGACGCGCCCATGACCAGCGTGCGCACGGGACTGCGTCCGCGCGGGCCCGACGACCTCCCGATCCTCGGCCTGTCCCAGGTCGTGCCGGGACTGATTTACGCGACCGCTCACTATCGAAACGGCGTGATGTTCACGCCCCTCACGGTGCAGTTGGTCCACGACCTGGTCTTCGACAAGGGCGGCGACCCGGCGCTTCGCGACCTGGACCCCGCCCGCCATGGCCGACTTTAA